aggcactggaaggggtAGAAGACAATCTCACCAGCCGTGGGCTCGttccctgctgtcactgcccagaAGGTCAGGTTGTGCTTGGCGTATTCATCCAGGAACCTGGTGTGGGGTGGAAGGTGAGTGGCCCCATCACACCTGCGCCAGCCCCGGCTCCAGGTATGGCATTCCTGGCACCCACCACAGTCCCGTGGCCCCTCACCGGACAAAATACTTGGCCCAGGCCCGGTGGTActtgtccccagggctgcccttgAGTGTTCCCCTCCCTGTCATTGCTCCATTCGTCTTCATCCACACCGGGGAGGTCCAAGGGCTGGCGTACAGAGACAGCGGCCGCTTGGCCACTGCCTGGGCTGCTTGGAGGATGGGGATCTAGGGAGAAGTGGAATGGCACAGAGACCTCTGGGTCTGTCCCAGTGCTGGACAGCAGGAGGAGTCACCTCCCTCCCCAGAGGCAGGAAGGTGTTcccttttcccatttcattccattccattccattccattccattccattccattccattctgtcccgtcccatcccatcccatcccagtgtACAGATGAGTCCTCTCCTTTCCCATTGGAAGTgatccccttccccttcctatttcatcccatcccatcccatggatcccatcccatcccatcccatcccatcccatcccatcccatcccatcccttctCCCCGCCACATGGAAAGATGAGTCCTCTCCCTCCTACTCAGCAGGATGTGCCTTTCACCCCCTGTCCACTCtgttccatcccagcccatcccacccaggcaggcagcagccccagtcCCTCAGACCCTTCCTGCAGGACTCACCTTCATGTGCGTGTCCTCCTCGGTCAGGTTGAAGTGCCTCAGCTCGAAGTCGCCCTCGGCGTCGGCGTAGGTGTACAGGCGGATGGAGAAGTCAGTGCTGGCCATGGGCACACGCACCAGGTTGTACTCAATGCCTGAGGACAGGGCAGGTGGTGATGGGCATCCTCGAGTGGCATTTTGGGGCTCCAGATTCCCCAGCCCCCCAGAACAaatctcagcagccaggccccAACAGCTTTACCTTCCTCGGAGAAGTAGGAGCGGAGCAGGTGGTTCTGGGCAGCCTTGGACAGGGACTGGATGTTGATGGCAGCTGCATCAGTTATGGAGCCTCCAAAGCCCTTCACCTTCTGGTACCTCTGTGTTGTGTCCAGGGTCAGGTGGAAATCTGTGGGGACACACAGTGTCATCACCCCTGCCACCTGTGAGAGGACAggctctcccacagcccagggtggtACCTGGGCTCTTGGCGTTGTGCTGGAAGCTCCCCTCACTCCGCTCCAGCCTCTtgccagccttgctgctctcaTATTTGACGTAGGatccaggggctggcaggaccAGGGGGTCCAGAGTGTCACAGTACgtggcactgcaggcacagacCAGCGAGCCATGCCCAAAATCCTTGGCATCACAGGGACGGccacctgcagcagaggaaagagagtggggtgggtgggcaccgagggctgtggcaggagctcagctcatCCCTTTGACCCACTCCCAATCTGCCACCTTCCAAAGCCCAGGGACACGTGCCAGCACGTACCTGTggcctgcagggctgcctgtgccagcaggagccagcccaggacgctggcacagcctggccccatGGCACCTCTGCTGCAGTGGCTCCGACGATGCCAATGGACACgctgggagcagggcaaggTGTCAGCACCCAGAGCTTCTCAGCCTGGCCCAgccacacacagggacagagacacagcccagggagagcccagcaTCATCACCCTGCCCAAGGGACTGCTAGAACCCCCCCTGCCAGGGCTAAGCCTGTCCTGCCCTCTGcccactgctccagcccagcacccacctTCCCTGCCACCCATCCAGAGTCTACCAACAGTTCTGGCCATGTCCCAGGTGGGGGTGCAGCCCCCCAGGTGTGGGCAGCCCCCAGGTGTGAGCCACCCcaccagcctgctgctcctAGCTGCCCACGCTGGCTGTACCCAGCCACTTTGTTCACTCCCATCAACTCCCTCCcactccttctccctcctcacCAGTTCCACAGCTGTGCCATGCCATGTCATGCCATGCTGCATCACCCCAGGCATCCCCAGTGCCCCCCGAGCCATGCCCAGGAGCAAAGAGCTCCACACTCCCAATTCCACAGGCCTGGCAGCTGGGGCTTGTCCAGCCAGAGTGGCtgggggctccagcccctggcatgGAGAGCCCCACATCCCCctgttccttcagctgctcacaccctgtcctgtccttctcGTGGTGCTGGGCAAGGAGCCTCTCAAtgagagcacaggaggagccACCTCCAAGGTTTGGGACCCTGGTGCCAGACTGAGGACACCCGGGGACCTCTGCCAAGGTGGGATGGTGCCCTCTTGTTGCTCCCCGAGCTCCTGTGGGATGTGGAGTGGGGCCAGGCAGCTGTCCCACCTTCACTGCCTCCTACTCCCTGCCTGGGAATGATGCCCAGCTTGGCCAGAGCATGGCCTCAGCactgtcctgctgcccagggctgtcccatgCCCATCCCTATGCCCATCtctgtccccattcccacctgctGAAGCCACCTCGGGCCCAGGGGACTCACCTGCTGCCAAACCACCTCTTGCTGCTGCGTCTCTGTGGCAGCGGTGGCAGGTCCTGTGTCCTCCTGGTGGGAGGGGAGGcttctggaggagcaggaaaggtgAGTTTGGAATGGGACAGCTCATGGGACTCTGTGTTTGAAGAGGAGCCTGGGGATGATTTTGCAACCTGGCTCCAATGAGCTTTCCACACACCGCAGCATTTGCAAAGCTCTCCtgaaacctgttccagtggcTAGAGGGAAgctctggggagaggaggatgcTCGCCAGCCCCCCAAGTGCCTCCATCACCCCCCACAGCCAGGCCTGCCTTTCTCCCCTTGGGAagagcagccctgtgtccctgtgtccctgggacagggcagggcagggctggctgggcacaCCCTGGGTCCCCGCTCTTGGCAGCACTTCAGCTTtgtgccaccagtgccaccgCCATGACCTGTGTCCCGTTTGTGGCTGCTCCAGGACCTTCCCTGGCAcgggcagaggcagcagccgGTCACGGCAGAGACTCCCGACCCCTCCTGGGGTGGGCACAGCGGGGGCTGCCCGCCCAAGTCCCCTcgccccgccgtgccccgcACGCCGGAGCTCCACGCCGCAGCGGGCTGGGTGGAGCCGGCAGCAGCGGTTTATCATCGGCAAAACAAGTCTGGGCTCCACACCGTCTAATTTGGGATCCTTCCTAATTACAGGCAACTGCTCCGCAGGAGAAACAGGAGGCGGGCAGAGCACGGGGGGAGTGGCAGCTCCCCGGGGTCCCCcttggggcagctggggagggtggCCAGAAGAGACCCCCACGCAGGGACCACCGTCCCTCACTCAGTGTCACATCCCCACCCAGGAGCCACAGCCCCCGGGCCAGGGTCACAGCCCCctgtgggaaagagaaaaggtgaGATGAttttcagagagctggaaaagaaggCCTTGGaaacagaaagagcagagaaccagctgcagctgcaaagtcTGAGAGTAGAAAAAGTTACTAGTACTTTTAGTACTTTTAGTACTTTTAGTACTTTTAATATTTGGCCAAAACAATTGTCTGTGAGCTTTAGCAATTGGCTTTTGGCTAGAAAGTCTTTCAAGTGCTCTGTAGCAAATCTTCAGCTGCTACTGGCTGTAGGTGAGCTTTACCACCTTCCTGTGGTCTCAGCCATGtaatgaggctgatgctgcaaATAAAGCTCAAGGAATGCACCCCAACAGTCCCATCCCATAAAGAAAACACCTCCCCAACACACCCCCCACCCAaggccctgctcctcctgctgccccggGAGAGGAGATCCCCCAGCCCACGCTGCAGGCAGGGGGGATGATGGGGGTGGATCTTCAGCCTCATCCCACCCCTCAgagccatcctgctgctgttccaaaCAGGCAGGAGTAGCGAGccagcccagaggggctgggctaAAGTCTTTCCCTGCATGATTGCCCCTGGGTACTGCTGAACACCAGGGGGTGAGAGCTCCGTGGGGGCCATCCTGGCTCAGCAGAGGTCGGATGTCCCTTGGGAAGGGGACATTCCCAAGGTGTCAGGAATAGCgtggcagcaggacctgggcaCTGATGAGGTCACACCTCGAATCCTGGGGGTCAGTTCTGTGCCCCTTGtgagggctggagcatgtccagagaaggggatggagctgaggaggggcctggagctccagcaggagttgggagggctcagcctggagaaaaggaggctcaggtaggaccttctggctctgcacaattccctgacaggagggggcagccaggtgggggtcaggcttTGCTCCCcgggaacagggacaggacaagaggaa
This portion of the Serinus canaria isolate serCan28SL12 chromosome 25, serCan2020, whole genome shotgun sequence genome encodes:
- the LOC103823955 gene encoding lysosomal acid glucosylceramidase-like isoform X1, translating into MGPGCASVLGWLLLAQAALQATGGRPCDAKDFGHGSLVCACSATYCDTLDPLVLPAPGSYVKYESSKAGKRLERSEGSFQHNAKSPDFHLTLDTTQRYQKVKGFGGSITDAAAINIQSLSKAAQNHLLRSYFSEEGIEYNLVRVPMASTDFSIRLYTYADAEGDFELRHFNLTEEDTHMKIPILQAAQAVAKRPLSLYASPWTSPVWMKTNGAMTGRGTLKGSPGDKYHRAWAKYFVRFLDEYAKHNLTFWAVTAGNEPTAGEIVFYPFQCLGFSPEHQRDFIAQDLGPALANSSHRHVQLIILDDQRVMLPYWAEVVLKDPVAASYISGIGIHWYLDFLAPIDLTLSITHHLFPDYFLLSTEASTGSYFWEPRVVLGGWERGSKYSHSILSNLNNYVTGWTDWNLALDMEGGPNWSKNYVDSPVIVDSSKDVFYKQPMFYHLGHFSKFIPEGSQRVGLAVSKKCHRCDLEHSAFLRPDGAVVLVVLNRSPMDVSFGVSDPHVGFIEAVAPSDSIQTFLWKQPA